The following proteins come from a genomic window of Lycium ferocissimum isolate CSIRO_LF1 chromosome 4, AGI_CSIRO_Lferr_CH_V1, whole genome shotgun sequence:
- the LOC132054658 gene encoding nicotine N-demethylase CYP82E4-like, protein MEFHTLSHVEAVVGILVFAFLFFLIGKAKTWKNSKKFGPPPPELPGAWPIIGHLPQILNDTLDGRIRSSKDGEIPLAHTLAALADKYGPVFTVRQGMFTIVVVSSYEAIKECFTTQDKNLANRVATCSCKYLGYDHANLTFANYGPYWRMVRKLVVNNLLSSKSLERLKHVRIAEVESSIKELYTLYVANKANNVPTKVDIGHWFDDMMLNITVKMIGGKRYSQVGDKEEEKEEAERFRKAFNETMYYLALVGIEDAFPIPLLQWLDLQGNIKVMKRIADEMDVILQRWLDDHTKKRKMNESSGAGNIDDNDQDLIDIMLTELDKDDVQYGYSRETIIKATMLTIVSDATHTTAVHLIWIIACLLNNTHVLKQVQQEIDTKVGKDRWVEDSDIKNLVYFQATIKEVLRLYPPSPMLVHEALADCQVLGYHIPKGTRLFVNVWKLQKDPKFWPEPEKFLPERFLTDKVKVDVYGKDLEFIPFGSGRRSCPGITMAMQVTYLSIARLLQAFDFEIPGNMPVDMTEGPGFTAVKKTPLEVVVKPRMLPVYYGV, encoded by the exons ATGGAATTTCATACTCTTTCACATGTAGAAGCCGTTGTTGGAATTCTAGTCTTTGCCTTCCTATTCTTTCTCATAGGAAAAGCAAAAACTTggaaaaatagcaaaaaattTGGACCACCCCCGCCAGAACTTCCAGGTGCTTGGCCAATTATAGGCCATCTTCCTCAAATCCTAAATGACACTTTAGACGGCCGCATTAGGAGCAGCAAGGACGGTGAAATTCCTCTGGCCCATACTTTAGCCGCGTTAGCAGATAAGTATGGGCCAGTTTTCACCGTCCGTCAAGGAATGTTCACAATTGTAGTTGTGAGCAGTTATGAAGCAATTAAAGAATGCTTCACTACACAAGACAAGAATTTGGCTAATAGAGTAGCCACTTGTTCTTGTAAGTATCTTGGCTATGACCATGCAAATCTTACATTTGCAAATTATGGCCCTTATTGGCGCATGGTTCGAAAATTGGTCGTTAACAATTTGCTCTCGAGTAAGAGTTTAGAGAGATTGAAGCATGTTCGAATTGCAGAAGTGGAGAGTAGCATCAAGGAGTTGTACACACTTTATGTGGCTAATAAAGCAAATAATGTACCTACTAAAGTTGACATTGGCCATTggttcgatgatatgatgttaAACATAACGGTCAAGATGATTGGTGGTAAGAGATATAGCCAG GTCGGTGATAAAGAAGAGGAGAAGGAAGAAGCGGAACGTTTCAGAAAAGCGTTCAACGAAACGATGTATTATCTAGCTTTGGTTGGAATAGAAGATGCATTTCCAATTCCACTACTCCAATGGCTGGATTTACAAGGGAATATTAAGGTGATGAAACGTATAGCTGATGAAATGGACGTTATTCTTCAGCGTTGGTTAGATGATCATACTAAGAAGAGAAAGATGAATGAGTCTTCTGGTGCTggtaatattgatgataatgatcAAGATTTGATTGATATAATGCTAACGGAGTTGGACAAGGATGATGTCCAGTATGGTTATTCAAGGGAAACGATTATCAAAGCTACCATGTTG ACAATAGTTTCAGATGCTACACATACCACAGCTGTTCACTTGATATGGATAATTGCCTGCTTACTAAACAATACGCACGTACTTAAACAAGTCCAACAAGAAATCGACACAAAAGTTGGCAAAGATCGTTGGGTAGAAGATTCAGATATCAAAAACTTAGTGTACTTTCAAGCAACAATTAAAGAAGTGTTACGGTTATATCCACCTTCACCAATGTTAGTCCACGAAGCCTTAGCAGATTGTCAAGTACTCGGTTACCATATTCCAAAAGGCACACGTTTATTTGTAAACGTATGGAAACTTCAAAAAGACCCAAAATTTTGGCCCGAACCGGAGAAATTTTTACCCGAGAGGTTTTTAACCGATAAGGTAAAAGTTGATGTGTACGGTAAAGATTTAGAGTTTATTCCATTTGGTTCTGGTAGACGATCGTGTCCTGGAATTACAATGGCGATGCAAGTGACCTATCTTTCGATTGCGCGTTTGCTTCAAGCGTTTGATTTTGAGATTCCAGGTAACATGCCGGTGGATATGACTGAAGGGCCGGGTTTTACCGCGGTTAAAAAAACTCCGTTGGAAGTTGTGGTGAAACCTCGTATGCTTCCTGTGTATTATGGGGTTTAA